From the genome of Rhizobacter sp. AJA081-3:
TCAGGTACTCCATGGGTGGCTGCGCCAGCCCCATCGCACGAGGGCGCAGCATGCGCTCGGCTCGTGCCAGCCAGGGGCCGATGCGTCGCACCAGTGCTGCGAAGTCGGCATGCGTCATCGTGCGCCGGGCGATCACCGCCGGGAGCCAAGGCCTTCGGCCGAACGCCAGTTGCGCGGCAAGGAAGACCAGGGGGGCACCCAGGACGGCCGACGTGCCGGGCGGCACGGGCAGCACGTTGGGCACCGCGAACACGAACAGCAGGGCCGCCAGCGCGCGATCGCCCAACGCCGCCAGCAGGTCGCCGATGGAGATTCGCTCGCGGCTGTCGTCTCGCGCCAATGCCTGAAGCAGCAACGACAGCGTGGCCTGGTAGTCTGGGAAACGAGTCGGGGCGGTCATGCGACGGCTACCACGGGGTTGCCGTGATGCATTTCGAGGTGAGTCAGCAAAGAGACGGTGGCGCTCAGGCGCTCGCGGCGGACTGAGGATACCGGCCCGCAGCAGCGGGCGGCCGCTTCCAGCCTGCAGGCTCAGCCCGGTGGCTCGTCGGTCAGGCGAAGCTGCACGCACTGCGCGTGTTCGGCAAAGCGGCGCTGTTCGCACTGGGTCTTCATGCAGCGGTACAGCGCGAACTGCGTCCGGGGCGCACACGCGGCCTCCGGCGTGGTGGCAACTGCCGGCACGGCGGGCGCCGAGGGCAGCGGGCGAG
Proteins encoded in this window:
- a CDS encoding exopolysaccharide biosynthesis protein, which gives rise to MTAPTRFPDYQATLSLLLQALARDDSRERISIGDLLAALGDRALAALLFVFAVPNVLPVPPGTSAVLGAPLVFLAAQLAFGRRPWLPAVIARRTMTHADFAALVRRIGPWLARAERMLRPRAMGLAQPPMEYLIGLVCLLLAIVLVLPVPLGNMLPALAISLLALGVLGRDGLWVLAGLGMAAVSAIVVSGVVFAMFKAAVFFVTEVLR